The following proteins are encoded in a genomic region of Cervus elaphus chromosome 15, mCerEla1.1, whole genome shotgun sequence:
- the GBF1 gene encoding Golgi-specific brefeldin A-resistance guanine nucleotide exchange factor 1 isoform X7: MPYACRFARMVDKNIYIIQGEINIVVGAIKRNARWSTHTPLDEERDPLLHSFSHLKEILNNVTELSEIEPNVFLRPFLEVIRSEDTTGPITGLALTSVNKFLSYALIDPTHEGTAEGMENMADAVTHARFVGTDPASDEVVLMKILQVLRTLLLTPVGAHLTNESVCEIMQSCFRICFEMRLSELLRKSAEHTLVDMVQLLFTRLPQFKEEPKNYMGTNMKKLKMRAGGMSDSSKWKKQKRSPRAPRHMTKVLPGSEQPTSSGTTLSSNLSGGMPFIDVPTPISSASSETASAVVSPSTDSGLEFSSQTTSKEDLTDLEQPGSPGYSTVAEPGSSELGVPEQPEPQQEGAHVEKAQSTSVESIPEVLEECTSPADHSDSASVHDMDYVNPRGVRFTQSSQKEEVMIHMGLHLLTVALESAPIAQCQTLLGLIKDEMCRHLFQLLSVERLNLYAASLRVCFLLFESMREHLKFQLEMYIKKLMEIITVENPKMPYEMKEMALEAIVQLWHIPSFVTELYINYDCDYYCSNLFEDLTKLLSKNAFPVSGQLYTTHLLSLDALLTVIDSTEAHCQAKVLNNLLQQERKEAARPGYEAVDGTREANNTERAASDGKATGMAPDIAGLNLPGGGRLPAEHGKPGCSDLEEAGDSGADKKFTRKPPRFSCLLPDPRELTEIKNKKKLLITGTEQFNQKPKKGIQFLQEKGLLTIPMDNTEVAQWLRENPRLDKKMIGEFVSDRKNIDLLESFVSTFSFQGLRLDEALRLYLEAFRLPGEAPVIQRLLEAFTEHWRNCNGSPFANSDACFALAYAVIMLNTDQHNHNVRKQNAPMTLEEFRKNLKGVNGGKDFEQDILEDMYHAIKNEEIVMPEEQTGLVRENYVWNVLLHRGATPEGIFLRVPAGSYDLDLFTMTWGPTIAALSYVFDKSLEETIIQKAISGFRKCAMISAHYGLSDVFDNLIISLCKFTALSSESIENLPTVFGSNPKAHIAAKTVFHLAHRHGDILREGWKNIMEAMLQLFRAQLLPKAMVEVEDFVDPNGKISLQREETPSNRGESTVLSFVSWLTLSGTEQSSVRGPSTENQEAKRMALDCIKQCDPEKMITESKFLQLESLQELMKALVSVTPDEETYDEEDAAFCLEMLLRIVLENRDRVGCVWQTVRDHLYHLCVQAQDFCFLVERAVVGLLRLAIRLLRREEISGQVLLSLRILLLMKPSVLSRVSHQVAYGLHELLKTNAANIHSGDDWATLFTLLECIGSGVKPPAALQATASADAPDAGAQSDSELPSYHQNDVSLDRGYTSDSEVYTDHGRPGKIHRSATDADVVNSGWLVVGKDDIDNSKPGPGPSQPGPSPLVNQYSLTVGLDLGPHDTKSLLKCVESLSFIVRDAAHITPDNFELCVKTLRIFVEASLNGGCKSQEKRGKSHKYDSKGNRFKKKSKEGSMLRRPRTSSQHATRGGHSDDDEDEGVPASYHTVSLQVSQDLLDLMHTLHTRAASIYSSWAEEQRHLETGSRKIEADSRTLWAHCWCPLLQGIACLCCDARRQVRMQALTYLQRALLVHDLQKLDALEWESCFNKVLFPLLTKLLENISPADVGGMEETRMRASTLLSKVFLQHLSPLLSLSTFAALWLTILDFMDKYMHAGSSDLLSEAIPESLKNMLLVMDTAEIFHSADARGGSPSALWEITWERIDCFLPHLRDELFKQTVIQDPVPMEPHAPKPLASAHLTPAAGDTRTPGHPPPPEMPSELGTCDFEKPEGPRPPNSSSSGSPVASSPSRLSPTPDGPPPLAQSPLILQPLASPLQVGVPPMTLPIILNPALIEATSPVPLLATPRPTDPMPTSEVN; this comes from the exons AACTCTCAGAAATTGAGCCCAATGTGTTCCTTCGTCCATTTCTGGAAGTAATTCGCTCTGAAGATACCACTGGCCCTATAACTGGACTTGCACTCACCTCTGTCAACAAGTTCCTATCCTATGCGCTCATAG ATCCCACCCATGAGGGCACAGCAGAGGGCATGGAGAACATGGCAGATGCTGTCACCCATGCCCGTTTTGTGGGCACAGATCCTGCCAGCGATGAGGTTGTCCTGATGAAAATCCTTCAG GTACTGCGGACTCTGTTGCTGACCCCAGTAGGTGCCCACCTAACCAATGAATCTGTGTGTGAGATTATGCAGTCTTGCTTCCGGATCTGCTTTGAAATGAGGCTCAGTG AGTTATTGAGAAAATCCGCAGAGCACACTCTCGTAGACATGGTGCAGCTGCTCTTCACAAG GTTACCTCAGTTTAAAGAAGAACCCAAGAACTATATGGGGACCAACATGAAAAAG CTGAAAATGAGAGCAGGAGGCATGAGTGATTCATCTAAgtggaagaaacagaagagatctCCCCGGGCCCCACGTCATATGACCAAAGTCTTACCAGGTTCAGAGCAGCCCACCTCCAGTGGAACCACCTTATCCTCTAACCTCAGTG GTGGCATGCCCTTCATTGATGTACCCACTCCCATCTCCTCTGCAAGTTCAGAAACTGCCTCAGCAGTGGTCAGCCCCTCTACTGACAGTGGTCTGGAGTTCTCCTCCCAGACCACTTCCAAAGAGGACCTCACTGACCTGGAGCAGCCTGGCTCTCCAGGGTACAGCACAGTTGCAGAGCCTGGCAGCAGTGAGCTGGGGGTTCCTGAGCAACCTGAGCCACAG CAGGAAGGGGCCCATGTGGAAAAGGCCCAGTCAACATCTGTGGAATCCATCCCTGAAGTGTTAGAGGAATGCACATCCCCTGCTGACCACTCTGACTCTGCCTCTGTCCACGACATGGATTACGTCAACCCCCGGGGCGTACGTTTTACACAGTCCTCTCAGAAAGAAG AGGTTATGATCCACATGGGACTGCATCTGCTCACAGTGGCTCTTGAGTCTGCCCCCATAGCCCAGTGCCAAACCCTTTTGGGCCTCATCAAGGATGAGATGTGCCGCCACTTATTCCAG CTACTCAGCGTAGAGCGACTGAACCTTTATGCTGCTTCCCTCCGGGTATGCTTCCTACTCTTTGAGAGCATGAGGGAGCATCTCAAGTTCCAATTAGAG ATGTACATCAAAAAGCTCATGGAGATCATCACTGTGGAGAACCCCAAGATGCCTTATGAGATGAAGGAGATGGCCCTGGAAGCTATTGTGCAGCTCTGGCACATCCCCAGCTTTGTCACTGAGCTCTATATCAACTATGATTGTGACTACTACTGTTCCAACCTCTTTGAAGATCTCACCAAGCTGCTGTCCAAG AATGCCTTCCCTGTGTCTGGTCAACTCTATACAACACACCTGCTGTCTCTCGATGCCCTATTGACAGTGATTGACAGCACTGAGGCCCACTGCCAGGCCAAAGTCCTCAACAACCTTCTCCAGCAAGAAAGGAAAGAGGCCGCCAGACCTGGCTATGAGGCAGTAGATGGCACTCGAGAAGCCAACAATA CTGAGAGAGCAGCCAGTGATGGGAAGGCTACAGGCATGGCCCCAGACATCGCAGGCCTGAATCTGCCAGGTGGAGGGCGGCTGCCAGCAGAACATGGGAAACCAGGATGCAGTGATCTGGAGGAAGCTGGTGACTCTGGGG CTGACAAAAAGTTTACCCGGAAGCCACCTCGATTTTCCTGTCTCCTGCCAGATCCACGGGAGttgactgaaattaaaaacaaaaagaag CTGCTGATCACTGGCACAGAGCAGTTCAACCAGAAACCAAAGAAGGGGATCCAGTTTTTGCAGGAGAAAGGTCTCCTTACCATCCCAATGGATAACACAGAGGTAGCCCAGTGGCTGCGAGAGAACCCTCGACTGGACAAGAAAATGATTGGAGAGTTTGTGAGTGACCGCAAAAACATTGACTTGCTGGAGAGCTTTGTGAG CACCTTCAGCTTTCAGGGTCTGCGACTGGATGAAGCTCTCCGGCTCTACCTGGAAGCCTTCCGCTTGCCTGGGGAAGCACCGGTCATCCAGAGGTTGCTAGAGGCATTCACAGAACATTGGAGG AATTGTAATGGCTCCCCATTTGCCAATAGCGATGCCTGCTTTGCCCTGGCCTATGCTGTCATCATGCTTAATACCGACCAGCACAACCACAATGTTCGCAAACAGAATGCGCCCATGACCCTAGAG GAGTTTCGCAAAAATCTAAAAGGTGTGAATGGAGGCAAGGACTttgagcaagacatcctggaggaCATGTACCATGCCATCAA GAATGAGGAAATTGTGATGCCTGAAGAGCAGACAGGCTTGGTCCGGGAGAATTATGTGTGGAATGTGCTGCTTCATCGAGGTGCCACCCCAGAGGGCATATTCCTGCGTGTGCCTGCTGGCAGCTATGATCTTgacctcttcaccatgacctgGGGCCCCACTATTGCTGCTCTCTCTTATGTTTTTGACAAAAGCCTTGAGGAGACAATCATCCAAAAAGCCATCTCAGGCTTCAG GAAGTGCGCCATGATCTCCGCCCACTATGGCCTCAGTGATGTGTTTGACAATCTCATCATCTCTCTATGCAAATTCACAGCTCTCAGCAGTGAG tctattGAGAACCTGCCCACTGTGTTTGGAAGCAACCCTAAGGCCCACATTGCAGCCAAGACGGTGTTCCATTTGGCCCACCGTCATGGTGACATCCTGCGAGAGGGCTGGAAGAATATCATGGAGGCCATGTTGCAACTCTTCCGAGCCCAACTGCTACCCAAGGCTATGGTAGAG GTAGAAGACTTTGTGGATCCCAATGGCAAGATCTCTTTACAGCGGGAAGAGACACCATCGAACCG AGGAGAGTCAACAGTGCTGAGCTTTGTGAGCTGGCTAACACTAAGTGGTACTGAGCAGTCTAGTGTGCGGGGCCCATCCACTGAGAACCAAGAGGCCAAGAGAATGGCTTTGGACTGTATCAAG CAATGTGACCCAGAAAAGATGATCACAGAAAGCAAATTCCTCCAGCTGGAGTCACTGCAGGAGCTCATGAAG GCTCTGGTCTCAGTGACACCAGATGAAGAGACCTATGATGAAGAGGATGCTGCTTTCTGCCTGGAAATGCTGCTGAGGATTGTGCTAGAGAACAG GGACCGTGTTGGCTGTGTGTGGCAGACTGTTCGAGACCATCTATACCACCTATGTGTCCAGGCCCAGGACTTCTGCTTCCTTGTGGAGCGGGCAGTGGTGGGGCTGCTGCGCCTAGCTATTCGGTTACTCCGGAGAGAAGAGATCAGTGGCCAG GTACTGCTCTCCCTGCGCATTTTGTTACTAATGAAGCCCAGCGTGTTATCCCGAGTCAGTCACCAGGTAGCCTATGGGCTCCATGAACTCCTTAAGACCAACGCAGCCAATATCCACTCAGGCGATGACTGGGCCACCCTCTTCACACTGCTGGAGTGCATTGGCTCGGGTGTAAAGCCTCCAGCTGCCCTGCAGGCCACAGCCAGTGCCGACGCACCTGATGCTG GGGCCCAGTCAGATAGTGAACTCCCATCCTACCATCAAAATGATGTGAGCCTGGACCGGGGGTACACTTCCGACTCAGAGGTCTACACTGACCATGGCAGACCTGGCAAGATTCATCGATCAGCCACAGATGCTGATGTGGTCAACAGCGGTTGGTTAGTG GTGGGGAAAGATGACATCGATAACTCCAAGCCAGGGCCTGGGCCCAGCCAGCCAGGTCCTTCACCCCTGGTCAATCAGTACAGCCTAACAGTGGGGCTGGACCTCGGGCCACATGATACCAAGTCCCTGCTCAAGTGTGTGGAGTCACTGTCCTTCATCGTGCGTGACGCTGCCCACATCACACCTGACAACTTTGAGCTCTGTGTCAAGACTCTCCGCATCTTTGTGGAGGCCAGTCTAAATGGCG GGTGCAAGTCCCAGGAGAAACGTGGCAAGAGTCACAAATATGACagcaaagggaaccgcttcaagAAAAAATCCAAGGAAGGCTCAATGCTTCGGCGGCCTCGAACCTCCAGCCAACATGCCACTCGGGGTGGGCACAGTGACGACGATGAGGATGAAGGTGTGCCGGCCAGCTACCATACGGTGTCTTTACAGGTCAGTCAGGAC TTGCTAGATCTGATGCACACCCTGCACACAAGGGCAGCCTCTATCTACAGCTCATGGGCGGAGGAGCAGCGCCACCTGGAGACAGGCAGCCGGAAGATTGAAGCTGATTCACGTACCCTCTGGGCTCACTGCTGGTGCCCTTTACTGCAGG GCATTGCCTGCCTATGCTGTGATGCCCGGCGGCAGGTGAGGATGCAGGCACTGACCTATCTGCAGCGAGCACTGCTGGTACATGATCTGCAGAAGTTAGATGCTCTGGAATGGGAGTCCTGTTTTAACAAG GTGCTGTTTCCTCTACTGACCAAGCTCTTGGAGAACATCAGCCCTGCAGATGTGGGTGGGATGGAGGAGACCCGGATGAGGGCTTCTACTCTGCTCTCTAAG GTCTTTTTGCAGCACCTGTCTCCACTGCTGTCGCTGTCCACCTTTGCGGCCCTCTGGCTGACCATCCTGGACTTCATGGACAAGTACATGCATGCAGGCTCCAGTGACTTACTG TCAGAAGCCATTCCAGAGTCTCTAAAGAACATGCTCCTGGTGATGGACACAGCAGAGATTTTCCACAGTGCAGATGCCCGAGGAGGCAGCCCCTCAGCCCTCTGGGAGATCACCTGGGAGCGCATAGACTGTTTCCTGCCCCACCTGCGAGATGAGCTCTTCAAGCAGACTGTCATCCAGG ACCCTGTGCCCATGGAGCCTCATGCCCCAAAACCGCTGGCCTCAGCACACCTGACTCCTGCTGCTGGTGACACTAGGACACCTGGCCATCCACCTCCCCCAGAAATGCCCTCTGAGCTGGGGACCTGTG ACTTTGAGAAGCCTGAGGGCCCCCGACCTCCTAACAGCAGTTCTTCTGGATCACCAGTGGCGTCCAGCCCCAGCAGGCTGAGCCCTACCCCAGATGGGCCTCCACCGCTGGCTCAGTCCCCACTGATCCTGCAGCCCTTGGCCTCCCCACTGCAGGTGGGCGTGCCCCCGATGACTCTGCCCATCATCCTCAATCCCGCTCTCATTGAGGCCACCTCACCTGTGCCCCTCCTGGCCACACCTCGCCCCACAGACCCCATGCCCACCTCCGAGGTCAACTAA
- the GBF1 gene encoding Golgi-specific brefeldin A-resistance guanine nucleotide exchange factor 1 isoform X2: protein MPYACRFARMVDKNIYIIQGEINIVVGAIKRNARWSTHTPLDEERDPLLHSFSHLKEILNNVTELSEIEPNVFLRPFLEVIRSEDTTGPITGLALTSVNKFLSYALIDPTHEGTAEGMENMADAVTHARFVGTDPASDEVVLMKILQVLRTLLLTPVGAHLTNESVCEIMQSCFRICFEMRLSELLRKSAEHTLVDMVQLLFTRLPQFKEEPKNYMGTNMKKLKMRAGGMSDSSKWKKQKRSPRAPRHMTKVLPGSEQPTSSGTTLSSNLSGGMPFIDVPTPISSASSETASAVVSPSTDSGLEFSSQTTSKEDLTDLEQPGSPGYSTVAEPGSSELGVPEQPEPQEGAHVEKAQSTSVESIPEVLEECTSPADHSDSASVHDMDYVNPRGVRFTQSSQKEGTALVPYGLPCIRELFRFLISLTNPHDRHNSEVMIHMGLHLLTVALESAPIAQCQTLLGLIKDEMCRHLFQLLSVERLNLYAASLRVCFLLFESMREHLKFQLEMYIKKLMEIITVENPKMPYEMKEMALEAIVQLWHIPSFVTELYINYDCDYYCSNLFEDLTKLLSKNAFPVSGQLYTTHLLSLDALLTVIDSTEAHCQAKVLNNLLQQERKEAARPGYEAVDGTREANNTERAASDGKATGMAPDIAGLNLPGGGRLPAEHGKPGCSDLEEAGDSGADKKFTRKPPRFSCLLPDPRELTEIKNKKKLLITGTEQFNQKPKKGIQFLQEKGLLTIPMDNTEVAQWLRENPRLDKKMIGEFVSDRKNIDLLESFVSTFSFQGLRLDEALRLYLEAFRLPGEAPVIQRLLEAFTEHWRNCNGSPFANSDACFALAYAVIMLNTDQHNHNVRKQNAPMTLEEFRKNLKGVNGGKDFEQDILEDMYHAIKNEEIVMPEEQTGLVRENYVWNVLLHRGATPEGIFLRVPAGSYDLDLFTMTWGPTIAALSYVFDKSLEETIIQKAISGFRKCAMISAHYGLSDVFDNLIISLCKFTALSSESIENLPTVFGSNPKAHIAAKTVFHLAHRHGDILREGWKNIMEAMLQLFRAQLLPKAMVEVEDFVDPNGKISLQREETPSNRGESTVLSFVSWLTLSGTEQSSVRGPSTENQEAKRMALDCIKQCDPEKMITESKFLQLESLQELMKALVSVTPDEETYDEEDAAFCLEMLLRIVLENRDRVGCVWQTVRDHLYHLCVQAQDFCFLVERAVVGLLRLAIRLLRREEISGQVLLSLRILLLMKPSVLSRVSHQVAYGLHELLKTNAANIHSGDDWATLFTLLECIGSGVKPPAALQATASADAPDAGAQSDSELPSYHQNDVSLDRGYTSDSEVYTDHGRPGKIHRSATDADVVNSGWLVVGKDDIDNSKPGPGPSQPGPSPLVNQYSLTVGLDLGPHDTKSLLKCVESLSFIVRDAAHITPDNFELCVKTLRIFVEASLNGGCKSQEKRGKSHKYDSKGNRFKKKSKEGSMLRRPRTSSQHATRGGHSDDDEDEGVPASYHTVSLQVSQDLLDLMHTLHTRAASIYSSWAEEQRHLETGSRKIEADSRTLWAHCWCPLLQGIACLCCDARRQVRMQALTYLQRALLVHDLQKLDALEWESCFNKVLFPLLTKLLENISPADVGGMEETRMRASTLLSKVFLQHLSPLLSLSTFAALWLTILDFMDKYMHAGSSDLLSEAIPESLKNMLLVMDTAEIFHSADARGGSPSALWEITWERIDCFLPHLRDELFKQTVIQDPVPMEPHAPKPLASAHLTPAAGDTRTPGHPPPPEMPSELGTCDFEKPEGPRPPNSSSSGSPVASSPSRLSPTPDGPPPLAQSPLILQPLASPLQVGVPPMTLPIILNPALIEATSPVPLLATPRPTDPMPTSEVN, encoded by the exons AACTCTCAGAAATTGAGCCCAATGTGTTCCTTCGTCCATTTCTGGAAGTAATTCGCTCTGAAGATACCACTGGCCCTATAACTGGACTTGCACTCACCTCTGTCAACAAGTTCCTATCCTATGCGCTCATAG ATCCCACCCATGAGGGCACAGCAGAGGGCATGGAGAACATGGCAGATGCTGTCACCCATGCCCGTTTTGTGGGCACAGATCCTGCCAGCGATGAGGTTGTCCTGATGAAAATCCTTCAG GTACTGCGGACTCTGTTGCTGACCCCAGTAGGTGCCCACCTAACCAATGAATCTGTGTGTGAGATTATGCAGTCTTGCTTCCGGATCTGCTTTGAAATGAGGCTCAGTG AGTTATTGAGAAAATCCGCAGAGCACACTCTCGTAGACATGGTGCAGCTGCTCTTCACAAG GTTACCTCAGTTTAAAGAAGAACCCAAGAACTATATGGGGACCAACATGAAAAAG CTGAAAATGAGAGCAGGAGGCATGAGTGATTCATCTAAgtggaagaaacagaagagatctCCCCGGGCCCCACGTCATATGACCAAAGTCTTACCAGGTTCAGAGCAGCCCACCTCCAGTGGAACCACCTTATCCTCTAACCTCAGTG GTGGCATGCCCTTCATTGATGTACCCACTCCCATCTCCTCTGCAAGTTCAGAAACTGCCTCAGCAGTGGTCAGCCCCTCTACTGACAGTGGTCTGGAGTTCTCCTCCCAGACCACTTCCAAAGAGGACCTCACTGACCTGGAGCAGCCTGGCTCTCCAGGGTACAGCACAGTTGCAGAGCCTGGCAGCAGTGAGCTGGGGGTTCCTGAGCAACCTGAGCCACAG GAAGGGGCCCATGTGGAAAAGGCCCAGTCAACATCTGTGGAATCCATCCCTGAAGTGTTAGAGGAATGCACATCCCCTGCTGACCACTCTGACTCTGCCTCTGTCCACGACATGGATTACGTCAACCCCCGGGGCGTACGTTTTACACAGTCCTCTCAGAAAGAAG GCACAGCTTTGGTCCCCTATGGTCTTCCCTGCATCCGTGAGCTCTTCCGCTTTCTCATCTCCCTCACCAACCCACATGACCGCCACAACTCAGAGGTTATGATCCACATGGGACTGCATCTGCTCACAGTGGCTCTTGAGTCTGCCCCCATAGCCCAGTGCCAAACCCTTTTGGGCCTCATCAAGGATGAGATGTGCCGCCACTTATTCCAG CTACTCAGCGTAGAGCGACTGAACCTTTATGCTGCTTCCCTCCGGGTATGCTTCCTACTCTTTGAGAGCATGAGGGAGCATCTCAAGTTCCAATTAGAG ATGTACATCAAAAAGCTCATGGAGATCATCACTGTGGAGAACCCCAAGATGCCTTATGAGATGAAGGAGATGGCCCTGGAAGCTATTGTGCAGCTCTGGCACATCCCCAGCTTTGTCACTGAGCTCTATATCAACTATGATTGTGACTACTACTGTTCCAACCTCTTTGAAGATCTCACCAAGCTGCTGTCCAAG AATGCCTTCCCTGTGTCTGGTCAACTCTATACAACACACCTGCTGTCTCTCGATGCCCTATTGACAGTGATTGACAGCACTGAGGCCCACTGCCAGGCCAAAGTCCTCAACAACCTTCTCCAGCAAGAAAGGAAAGAGGCCGCCAGACCTGGCTATGAGGCAGTAGATGGCACTCGAGAAGCCAACAATA CTGAGAGAGCAGCCAGTGATGGGAAGGCTACAGGCATGGCCCCAGACATCGCAGGCCTGAATCTGCCAGGTGGAGGGCGGCTGCCAGCAGAACATGGGAAACCAGGATGCAGTGATCTGGAGGAAGCTGGTGACTCTGGGG CTGACAAAAAGTTTACCCGGAAGCCACCTCGATTTTCCTGTCTCCTGCCAGATCCACGGGAGttgactgaaattaaaaacaaaaagaag CTGCTGATCACTGGCACAGAGCAGTTCAACCAGAAACCAAAGAAGGGGATCCAGTTTTTGCAGGAGAAAGGTCTCCTTACCATCCCAATGGATAACACAGAGGTAGCCCAGTGGCTGCGAGAGAACCCTCGACTGGACAAGAAAATGATTGGAGAGTTTGTGAGTGACCGCAAAAACATTGACTTGCTGGAGAGCTTTGTGAG CACCTTCAGCTTTCAGGGTCTGCGACTGGATGAAGCTCTCCGGCTCTACCTGGAAGCCTTCCGCTTGCCTGGGGAAGCACCGGTCATCCAGAGGTTGCTAGAGGCATTCACAGAACATTGGAGG AATTGTAATGGCTCCCCATTTGCCAATAGCGATGCCTGCTTTGCCCTGGCCTATGCTGTCATCATGCTTAATACCGACCAGCACAACCACAATGTTCGCAAACAGAATGCGCCCATGACCCTAGAG GAGTTTCGCAAAAATCTAAAAGGTGTGAATGGAGGCAAGGACTttgagcaagacatcctggaggaCATGTACCATGCCATCAA GAATGAGGAAATTGTGATGCCTGAAGAGCAGACAGGCTTGGTCCGGGAGAATTATGTGTGGAATGTGCTGCTTCATCGAGGTGCCACCCCAGAGGGCATATTCCTGCGTGTGCCTGCTGGCAGCTATGATCTTgacctcttcaccatgacctgGGGCCCCACTATTGCTGCTCTCTCTTATGTTTTTGACAAAAGCCTTGAGGAGACAATCATCCAAAAAGCCATCTCAGGCTTCAG GAAGTGCGCCATGATCTCCGCCCACTATGGCCTCAGTGATGTGTTTGACAATCTCATCATCTCTCTATGCAAATTCACAGCTCTCAGCAGTGAG tctattGAGAACCTGCCCACTGTGTTTGGAAGCAACCCTAAGGCCCACATTGCAGCCAAGACGGTGTTCCATTTGGCCCACCGTCATGGTGACATCCTGCGAGAGGGCTGGAAGAATATCATGGAGGCCATGTTGCAACTCTTCCGAGCCCAACTGCTACCCAAGGCTATGGTAGAG GTAGAAGACTTTGTGGATCCCAATGGCAAGATCTCTTTACAGCGGGAAGAGACACCATCGAACCG AGGAGAGTCAACAGTGCTGAGCTTTGTGAGCTGGCTAACACTAAGTGGTACTGAGCAGTCTAGTGTGCGGGGCCCATCCACTGAGAACCAAGAGGCCAAGAGAATGGCTTTGGACTGTATCAAG CAATGTGACCCAGAAAAGATGATCACAGAAAGCAAATTCCTCCAGCTGGAGTCACTGCAGGAGCTCATGAAG GCTCTGGTCTCAGTGACACCAGATGAAGAGACCTATGATGAAGAGGATGCTGCTTTCTGCCTGGAAATGCTGCTGAGGATTGTGCTAGAGAACAG GGACCGTGTTGGCTGTGTGTGGCAGACTGTTCGAGACCATCTATACCACCTATGTGTCCAGGCCCAGGACTTCTGCTTCCTTGTGGAGCGGGCAGTGGTGGGGCTGCTGCGCCTAGCTATTCGGTTACTCCGGAGAGAAGAGATCAGTGGCCAG GTACTGCTCTCCCTGCGCATTTTGTTACTAATGAAGCCCAGCGTGTTATCCCGAGTCAGTCACCAGGTAGCCTATGGGCTCCATGAACTCCTTAAGACCAACGCAGCCAATATCCACTCAGGCGATGACTGGGCCACCCTCTTCACACTGCTGGAGTGCATTGGCTCGGGTGTAAAGCCTCCAGCTGCCCTGCAGGCCACAGCCAGTGCCGACGCACCTGATGCTG GGGCCCAGTCAGATAGTGAACTCCCATCCTACCATCAAAATGATGTGAGCCTGGACCGGGGGTACACTTCCGACTCAGAGGTCTACACTGACCATGGCAGACCTGGCAAGATTCATCGATCAGCCACAGATGCTGATGTGGTCAACAGCGGTTGGTTAGTG GTGGGGAAAGATGACATCGATAACTCCAAGCCAGGGCCTGGGCCCAGCCAGCCAGGTCCTTCACCCCTGGTCAATCAGTACAGCCTAACAGTGGGGCTGGACCTCGGGCCACATGATACCAAGTCCCTGCTCAAGTGTGTGGAGTCACTGTCCTTCATCGTGCGTGACGCTGCCCACATCACACCTGACAACTTTGAGCTCTGTGTCAAGACTCTCCGCATCTTTGTGGAGGCCAGTCTAAATGGCG GGTGCAAGTCCCAGGAGAAACGTGGCAAGAGTCACAAATATGACagcaaagggaaccgcttcaagAAAAAATCCAAGGAAGGCTCAATGCTTCGGCGGCCTCGAACCTCCAGCCAACATGCCACTCGGGGTGGGCACAGTGACGACGATGAGGATGAAGGTGTGCCGGCCAGCTACCATACGGTGTCTTTACAGGTCAGTCAGGAC TTGCTAGATCTGATGCACACCCTGCACACAAGGGCAGCCTCTATCTACAGCTCATGGGCGGAGGAGCAGCGCCACCTGGAGACAGGCAGCCGGAAGATTGAAGCTGATTCACGTACCCTCTGGGCTCACTGCTGGTGCCCTTTACTGCAGG GCATTGCCTGCCTATGCTGTGATGCCCGGCGGCAGGTGAGGATGCAGGCACTGACCTATCTGCAGCGAGCACTGCTGGTACATGATCTGCAGAAGTTAGATGCTCTGGAATGGGAGTCCTGTTTTAACAAG GTGCTGTTTCCTCTACTGACCAAGCTCTTGGAGAACATCAGCCCTGCAGATGTGGGTGGGATGGAGGAGACCCGGATGAGGGCTTCTACTCTGCTCTCTAAG GTCTTTTTGCAGCACCTGTCTCCACTGCTGTCGCTGTCCACCTTTGCGGCCCTCTGGCTGACCATCCTGGACTTCATGGACAAGTACATGCATGCAGGCTCCAGTGACTTACTG TCAGAAGCCATTCCAGAGTCTCTAAAGAACATGCTCCTGGTGATGGACACAGCAGAGATTTTCCACAGTGCAGATGCCCGAGGAGGCAGCCCCTCAGCCCTCTGGGAGATCACCTGGGAGCGCATAGACTGTTTCCTGCCCCACCTGCGAGATGAGCTCTTCAAGCAGACTGTCATCCAGG ACCCTGTGCCCATGGAGCCTCATGCCCCAAAACCGCTGGCCTCAGCACACCTGACTCCTGCTGCTGGTGACACTAGGACACCTGGCCATCCACCTCCCCCAGAAATGCCCTCTGAGCTGGGGACCTGTG ACTTTGAGAAGCCTGAGGGCCCCCGACCTCCTAACAGCAGTTCTTCTGGATCACCAGTGGCGTCCAGCCCCAGCAGGCTGAGCCCTACCCCAGATGGGCCTCCACCGCTGGCTCAGTCCCCACTGATCCTGCAGCCCTTGGCCTCCCCACTGCAGGTGGGCGTGCCCCCGATGACTCTGCCCATCATCCTCAATCCCGCTCTCATTGAGGCCACCTCACCTGTGCCCCTCCTGGCCACACCTCGCCCCACAGACCCCATGCCCACCTCCGAGGTCAACTAA